A window of the Myripristis murdjan chromosome 15, fMyrMur1.1, whole genome shotgun sequence genome harbors these coding sequences:
- the slc35f3b gene encoding putative thiamine transporter SLC35F3 isoform X2 — MKKHSARVAPLSACNSPVLTLTKVEGEDRNRENVVGTADGQPATGAAGAESGTSRRRLHCCIKVTTVHVQKALWGVAMVMCVCSSWAGSTQLAKLTFKQFDAPFTLTWFATTWNCLFFPLYYIGHLCKSPERQTPRQRFRECCRFFGDDGLTPKVFFTKVAPFGLLWILTNYLYLQALRKINTTDVSALFCCNKAFVFLLSWIVLRDRFMGVRIVAAILAIAGIVMMTYADGFHSHSVIGITLVVASASFSALYKVLFKMVLGSAKFGEAALFLTIVGSANFVFVSFVPVLLYFTHVEYIGSPVDIPWAYLCGVAGLLFAFNILVNFGIAITYPTLISLGIVLSVPVNAMVDLYTCEIHFNTVRLIAVFIICLGFLMLLLPEDWDQCIIQLSTKLRKRDEPVEGNSEAGAATGLNWRGRARTSMSTFGH; from the exons ATGAAGAAACACTCCGCAAGGGTTGCCCCGCTGTCCGCCTGCAACAGTCCGGTGCTCACCCTCACCAAAGTAGAAG GAGAAGACCGCAACAGGGAGAACGTGGTGGGCACTGCAGATGGACAGCCAGCGACGGGCGCGGCAGGGGCAGAGTCTGGCACCAGCAGGCGGAGGTTGCATTGCTGCATTAAAGTAACAACCGTACACGTGCAGAAGGCCCTGTGGGGAGTCGCCATGGTGATGTGCGTGTGCTCGTCCTGGGCAGGCTCCACCCAGCTGGCCAAGCTGACCTTTAAGCAGTTTGACGCACCCTTCACCCTCACCTGGTTCGCAACCACCTGGAACTGCCTCTTCTTCCCACTCTACTACATCGGCCACCTGTGCAAGAGTCCAGAGAGGCAGACGCCACGGCAAAGGTTCAG GGAGTGTTGTCGGTTCTTCGGGGACGATGGGCTGACACCCAAGGTGTTCTTCACCAAGGTCGCTCCCTTTGGCCTGCTGTGGATCCTCACCAACTACCTGTACCTGCAGGCCCTCAGGAAGATCAACACAACAGACGTGTCAGCGCTCTTCTGTTGTAACAAGGCCTTCGTCTTCCTGCTGTCTTGGATTGTACTTAGGGACCGCTTCATGGGGgtcagg ataGTGGCTGCTATCTTGGCCATAGCAGGGATTGTTATGATGACTTATGCTGATGGATTCCACAGTCACTCTGTCATCGGCATTACTTTGGTTGTGGCCTCTGCATCGTTTTCAGCACTCTACAAG GTGCTGTTCAAGATGGTCCTGGGCAGTGCCAAATTTGGAGAGGCTGCGCTCTTTCTGACCATTGTTGGGAGCGCAAACTTTGTTTTCGTCAGTTTTGTGCCGGTCCTCCTGTATTTTACGCATGTGGAATACATTGGCTCACCTGTGGACATCCCCTGGGCCTACCTCTGTGGGGTTGCAGGCCTGCTTTTTG CTTTCAACATCCTGGTAAATTTTGGCATCGCTATCACATATCCAACATTAATCTCCCTTGGTATCGTCCTAAGTGTCCCTGTAAATGCCA TGGTGGACCTGTACACATGTGAAATCCATTTCAACACAGTGCGCCTCATTGCTGTGTTCATCATTTGCCTGGGCTTCCTCATGCTGCTGCTACCAGAGGACTGGGACCAGTGCATCATCCAGCTCAGCACCAAGCTGCGCAAACGCGATGAGCCAGTAGAGGGCAACAGCGAGGCGGGTGCTGCCACAGGGCTCAACTGGAGAGGCAGAGCTAGGACCTCCATGTCAACATTTGGACATTGA